From one Caldithrix abyssi DSM 13497 genomic stretch:
- the lhgO gene encoding L-2-hydroxyglutarate oxidase: MQQQNFDYDIVIIGGGIVGLATAYRLTQMTKARLAVIEAEERLAAHQTGNNSGVIHSGLYYKPGSLKAKNCVEGREALYQFCAEHDIPHERCGKLVVATAEEEIPRLKDLHQRGEANGLKGLMWLEKDDLKQYEPYVEGVAGLRVPETGIVDYTVVTEKLAELVRAAGHDVFLGHRFSGLEQHHSGLIVKTNRQNFKTRYLINCGGLHSDRIARKCGLKPDVRIIPFRGEYYKIKPEKRHLVKNLIYPVPDPEFPFLGVHFTRMIDGGVEAGPNAVLAFKREGYRKTSFSLRDTIETFTYPGFLRLAGKYLKTGLAEYYRSFNKKAFVKALQRLIPMVQMGDLEPGGAGVRAQALEKSGMLVDDFRIIEAPAMIHVLNAPSPAATASLSIGKTIAQMAKKNFDV, encoded by the coding sequence ATGCAGCAGCAGAACTTTGATTATGATATTGTAATCATCGGCGGCGGAATCGTTGGCCTGGCCACCGCTTACCGCTTAACGCAAATGACAAAAGCCAGGCTGGCCGTGATCGAGGCCGAAGAACGACTGGCAGCCCATCAAACCGGCAACAACAGCGGCGTGATTCACTCCGGCCTTTATTACAAGCCGGGTTCGCTTAAAGCCAAAAATTGCGTGGAAGGGCGCGAAGCGCTGTACCAGTTTTGCGCCGAACACGATATCCCACACGAACGCTGCGGAAAACTGGTAGTGGCAACCGCCGAAGAAGAAATCCCGCGTTTAAAAGATTTACACCAGCGGGGGGAGGCCAATGGGTTAAAAGGTTTAATGTGGTTAGAAAAAGATGACTTGAAGCAATATGAGCCCTATGTGGAAGGAGTAGCCGGCTTACGAGTTCCGGAAACGGGCATTGTGGATTACACCGTGGTCACGGAAAAGCTGGCTGAACTGGTTCGGGCTGCCGGACACGACGTTTTTTTGGGCCATCGTTTTTCGGGGCTGGAACAACACCATTCCGGATTAATCGTAAAAACCAATCGACAAAATTTTAAAACGCGTTATTTGATCAACTGCGGCGGCCTCCATTCCGATCGCATTGCGCGCAAATGTGGTTTAAAACCGGACGTCAGAATCATCCCCTTCCGCGGCGAATACTACAAAATTAAACCCGAAAAACGCCACCTGGTTAAGAATTTGATCTATCCTGTGCCCGATCCGGAATTCCCCTTTTTAGGAGTGCACTTTACGCGTATGATCGACGGAGGGGTGGAGGCTGGGCCCAATGCCGTGCTGGCCTTTAAACGCGAAGGGTACCGGAAGACCAGCTTTTCTTTGCGCGATACCATTGAGACCTTTACCTATCCCGGATTTTTACGCCTGGCCGGAAAGTATTTAAAAACCGGGCTGGCTGAATATTACCGCTCGTTTAATAAAAAGGCTTTTGTAAAAGCCCTGCAACGTTTAATCCCAATGGTGCAGATGGGTGACCTGGAGCCCGGCGGCGCCGGCGTGCGCGCCCAGGCGCTGGAAAAATCGGGCATGCTGGTGGATGATTTCAGAATCATCGAAGCGCCGGCCATGATACACGTTTTGAATGCCCCTTCGCCGGCGGCCACGGCCTCGTTGAGTATTGGCAAAACAATTGCACAGATGGCGAAGAAGAATTTTGACGTGTAG
- a CDS encoding lysophospholipid acyltransferase family protein produces the protein MLRTLLAYVFAVLHTLFCSLAAIVFGLFNPYSKIVDKIIRLWARGLLKAAGVKVVVHGQEKLRKDQPYIFMSNHQGAFDILAGVVAIPVTMRFIAKKELFRIPIFAHSMRTVGMIPIDRGNSAEARKSLEEAARTLQNGVSVLIFPEGTRTRDGNIKPFKKGGFVLALKSGLPIMPMVFTGSLNIMRKNSLKLHKGTIHVYFLDEVDTSQYSFEQRNELLKEVRKRIVDFYETVRLE, from the coding sequence ATGTTACGGACGTTGCTGGCTTATGTCTTTGCTGTTCTGCACACGCTTTTTTGTTCTCTGGCGGCCATTGTTTTTGGACTTTTTAATCCCTATTCTAAAATTGTGGACAAAATCATCCGCCTGTGGGCCAGGGGACTTTTAAAAGCAGCCGGCGTTAAAGTGGTTGTTCATGGGCAGGAAAAGCTACGGAAAGATCAGCCTTACATTTTTATGTCCAACCATCAGGGAGCTTTTGATATTTTAGCCGGAGTGGTAGCCATTCCGGTGACCATGCGTTTTATTGCCAAAAAGGAGTTGTTTCGTATTCCCATTTTTGCCCACAGCATGCGCACGGTGGGTATGATCCCCATCGATCGCGGCAACAGCGCAGAAGCCCGAAAATCGCTGGAAGAGGCGGCCAGAACCTTACAAAACGGTGTTTCGGTTTTGATCTTTCCGGAGGGAACGCGCACCAGAGACGGCAATATTAAACCGTTTAAAAAGGGCGGATTTGTGCTCGCCTTAAAATCGGGGTTGCCCATCATGCCCATGGTCTTTACCGGCTCATTAAATATCATGCGCAAAAATTCGCTTAAACTTCATAAAGGAACCATCCACGTCTATTTTTTAGATGAAGTGGATACCTCGCAATACAGTTTTGAACAGCGAAACGAATTGTTAAAAGAGGTAAGAAAACGCATCGTTGATTTTTACGAAACGGTAAGATTGGAATAA
- a CDS encoding 5'-nucleotidase, lipoprotein e(P4) family: MRRIMIIFSGLLILLASCQIKTKTNPNEHLVMATLYQQTAAEYRALCYQAFNLGRWQLQAMLDTLQSKKKPAVIVDIDETVLDNSPYEGYVIKTGYSYPAGWKEWVKAAQAEPVPGALEFLTFADRQGVDIFYVSNRRAENQAWTMKNLKKVGFPQVTDDHMFLRTITSSKEERRQAIQKTHTILLLFGDNLNDFASVFENKSIDDRFKAADEFRSQFGRRFIVLPNAMYGEWEGAIYNYNWSAKPAKKSQMRLNALRYFKMHDLQ; the protein is encoded by the coding sequence ATGAGACGCATTATGATTATTTTTTCCGGGTTGTTGATTTTATTGGCTTCCTGTCAGATTAAAACCAAAACCAACCCCAATGAGCATCTGGTAATGGCTACTTTGTACCAGCAAACTGCCGCCGAATACCGCGCTTTGTGCTACCAGGCGTTCAATTTAGGACGCTGGCAGTTGCAGGCCATGTTAGATACCCTCCAGAGCAAAAAGAAGCCGGCCGTGATTGTAGATATTGACGAAACGGTGCTGGATAACAGCCCTTATGAAGGCTATGTAATCAAAACCGGGTACTCCTATCCTGCGGGGTGGAAAGAGTGGGTCAAAGCCGCGCAGGCAGAGCCGGTGCCTGGCGCGCTGGAATTTTTAACCTTTGCCGATCGACAGGGCGTGGACATTTTTTATGTATCCAACCGTAGGGCAGAAAATCAGGCCTGGACCATGAAAAATCTGAAAAAGGTCGGCTTTCCTCAGGTGACGGATGACCACATGTTCTTACGTACGATCACTTCCAGCAAAGAGGAAAGACGGCAGGCCATTCAAAAAACGCACACCATTCTGCTGCTGTTTGGCGACAATCTGAACGACTTTGCGTCTGTTTTCGAAAACAAGTCGATTGATGATCGCTTTAAGGCCGCGGATGAGTTTCGCTCGCAGTTTGGCAGGCGATTTATCGTACTGCCCAACGCCATGTATGGCGAATGGGAAGGCGCCATTTACAACTACAACTGGAGCGCAAAACCGGCGAAAAAAAGCCAGATGCGCTTAAACGCCCTGCGCTATTTTAAAATGCACGACCTTCAGTAA
- a CDS encoding ATP-binding protein, translating to MEYFNRVVVQERVKKLFANSLQNGRLAHAYLFYGDEGRGKEAFALHLARALNCTSEEERPCGECPNCKRITHFNHPDIKFIFPAPKNIKHEQVKQIIQVKANNPYAALPLTDSKNISIDAIRELKEEAKFGAFEGGYRVIIITGAEYFSREAANSFLKLLEEPPDKFLIILITPALHAMLDTIRSRCQPVYFPEFDDEQIEQIVRQYEEVKQDIRPLTRMAHYNLKRIFQMLHTDYSEQKKWVLEFIRAVAVENYFHVNELLESIQSRRGQQAHLELLNLLTGWFTDTLHLQLDENFDRLINIDFAEPLRKFSKSYPQIKVSEIIERIEKAHKAIEGNAHPVITWMNLAIDIHGLLGPIRELKEAI from the coding sequence ATGGAATACTTTAATAGAGTTGTAGTACAGGAGCGCGTAAAAAAGCTATTCGCAAACTCGCTTCAGAACGGACGTTTGGCGCATGCCTATTTGTTTTATGGAGATGAAGGGCGAGGGAAAGAGGCCTTTGCTTTGCATCTTGCTCGCGCCTTGAATTGTACTTCCGAAGAAGAAAGGCCCTGTGGCGAATGCCCCAATTGTAAGCGAATCACCCATTTTAATCATCCGGACATCAAGTTCATTTTTCCCGCTCCTAAAAACATTAAGCACGAGCAGGTAAAACAGATTATTCAGGTAAAAGCAAACAATCCATACGCGGCTCTGCCTCTGACGGACAGTAAAAATATTTCCATTGACGCCATTCGTGAGTTAAAAGAAGAAGCGAAGTTCGGCGCTTTTGAGGGCGGATATCGGGTAATAATAATCACCGGCGCGGAGTATTTTTCGCGCGAAGCCGCCAACTCTTTTCTAAAACTGCTGGAAGAGCCGCCAGATAAGTTTTTGATCATTTTAATCACCCCGGCTCTGCATGCCATGTTAGATACCATTCGCTCCCGTTGCCAGCCGGTGTACTTCCCGGAGTTTGACGACGAGCAGATTGAACAGATAGTCCGTCAGTATGAAGAGGTAAAACAGGACATCCGTCCATTGACGCGCATGGCGCATTACAATCTTAAACGTATTTTTCAAATGTTGCATACGGATTATTCCGAACAAAAGAAGTGGGTTCTGGAATTTATTCGAGCCGTTGCCGTGGAAAATTATTTTCATGTTAATGAACTGCTCGAGTCCATTCAATCCAGAAGGGGGCAGCAAGCGCACCTGGAGTTGTTGAATCTTTTAACCGGTTGGTTTACCGATACATTGCATCTGCAGCTTGATGAAAATTTTGATCGGCTGATCAATATTGATTTTGCCGAACCGCTTCGTAAGTTCTCTAAATCGTATCCGCAAATTAAGGTAAGTGAAATCATTGAACGTATTGAAAAAGCGCACAAGGCGATTGAAGGCAATGCACATCCCGTGATAACCTGGATGAATCTGGCGATTGACATCCATGGTTTGCTGGGGCCCATACGAGAACTTAAGGAGGCAATATAA
- a CDS encoding diguanylate cyclase: protein MNKNKIKILYIEDDPDARALMGDILRYQGYAYYEASRGLEGIRLAKKHKPDLIIIDLMLPDMQGSEVTTHLKSQPDLKSIPIIALTAAEEEDIREYVLAAGCDGYISKPININEFVFKIEEFLAGKRESVSPEFERELLQRYNINLVERLKRKVSELEQLNKNLTKLNQDLIASREELARYNDLLFYLNALANELRSLEDPEKMLRILPAKIVEGFAIDRCIVFRYDSEEFVISPFSLHGNFNTDSENLNFKMGRDLLALLKEERGLLWVKDAHQIKNPLLKKIADTLNSVSFVVGYLKEFGRKDISDSFVIEGETEELDAIFDIDERFLIYFDKCQTNKKFATYEIRILRSFLHTVAVIFENMLLFNQLKKLYKIKSEEAIRDGLTNVYNYRYFVRELRKEVARTKRYKTPFSLIMLDIDFFKTYNDLHGHLEGDEVLRAISRLLILNTRSTDIVARYGGEEFVIILPGIKKKEAVTFAEKLRRLIKDYQFPDKVHIVPCSLTISLGVASCPEDSDDPVNLVRLADQALYQAKQQGRDQVCVV from the coding sequence ATGAACAAAAACAAGATTAAAATCCTCTACATTGAGGATGACCCTGATGCCCGGGCCTTGATGGGCGACATTTTGCGCTATCAGGGTTATGCCTATTATGAAGCCAGCCGTGGGCTGGAGGGCATTCGGCTGGCCAAAAAACACAAACCGGATTTGATCATCATTGACCTGATGCTTCCCGACATGCAAGGTTCGGAGGTTACCACCCACTTAAAAAGCCAGCCGGATTTAAAGTCCATCCCCATTATTGCCCTGACGGCCGCGGAAGAAGAGGACATTCGCGAGTACGTTCTGGCTGCAGGTTGCGACGGCTACATCAGCAAACCGATTAACATCAATGAATTTGTCTTTAAAATAGAAGAGTTCCTGGCCGGAAAACGCGAATCTGTTTCGCCTGAGTTTGAACGCGAATTGCTGCAACGCTACAATATTAATCTGGTTGAACGCTTAAAACGCAAGGTCTCCGAGCTGGAACAACTGAATAAAAACCTTACCAAGCTTAATCAGGATTTAATCGCCTCCCGTGAAGAGCTGGCCCGTTACAACGATTTACTCTTTTATCTGAACGCGCTGGCCAATGAATTGCGGAGTCTGGAAGACCCAGAAAAAATGTTGCGCATCCTGCCTGCGAAAATCGTGGAAGGTTTTGCCATCGATCGATGTATTGTGTTTCGCTACGATTCAGAAGAATTCGTGATTTCCCCCTTTTCTTTGCATGGCAATTTTAATACGGACAGTGAAAATTTAAACTTTAAAATGGGCCGTGATTTACTGGCCCTTTTAAAAGAAGAACGTGGTTTGCTATGGGTAAAAGATGCCCATCAAATCAAAAACCCTTTACTAAAAAAAATTGCCGACACACTCAACAGCGTCAGTTTTGTGGTGGGCTATTTAAAAGAATTCGGTCGTAAAGACATCTCCGATTCGTTTGTCATCGAGGGCGAAACAGAAGAGTTAGACGCCATTTTTGACATTGATGAACGATTTTTGATTTATTTTGACAAATGCCAGACCAACAAAAAGTTTGCCACTTACGAAATTCGCATCCTGCGTTCCTTTCTGCACACGGTGGCTGTAATCTTTGAAAACATGCTGCTTTTTAATCAATTAAAAAAACTGTACAAGATCAAATCGGAAGAGGCCATTCGTGACGGCCTGACCAACGTTTACAACTATCGTTATTTTGTGCGTGAGCTGCGCAAGGAAGTGGCGCGCACCAAGCGCTACAAAACGCCTTTCAGCCTGATTATGCTGGATATCGACTTTTTTAAAACGTACAACGATTTGCACGGTCATCTGGAGGGCGACGAAGTGTTGCGGGCCATCAGTCGCCTGTTGATTTTAAATACCCGCTCGACAGACATCGTGGCGCGCTACGGCGGTGAAGAATTTGTCATTATCCTTCCGGGCATTAAAAAGAAAGAGGCCGTTACCTTTGCCGAAAAGTTGCGCCGGCTTATCAAAGATTATCAGTTCCCGGATAAGGTGCACATCGTGCCCTGTTCGCTGACCATTAGCCTGGGCGTTGCCTCCTGCCCGGAAGACAGCGACGATCCGGTTAATCTGGTAAGACTGGCCGATCAGGCGCTTTACCAGGCCAAACAACAGGGCCGCGATCAGGTGTGTGTTGTGTAG
- a CDS encoding PSP1 domain-containing protein, with the protein MTPEIIEIEFKGNKRVPYFNPKEIKVKPGDYVIVEADKGIDLGRVNKIGRLVALTNIKGEPKNIIRKAVPEDLQKLKENRKKEAEAFVVGREKIKKHNLNMKLVDVEYQFDNNKLTFYFTSDKRVDFRALVRDLAAKYRTRIELRQIGVRDEARRLGGLGVCGKPLCCSCFMQEFEPVTTQYARLQNLPLNTCKLTGVCGRLKCCLVYEKAFYEENLQKYPHIDSKIQTVRGEAIVEKIDIFKELIYLRFKNEEEADAIPLEKFQQITRETYYAAAEL; encoded by the coding sequence ATGACACCAGAGATCATAGAGATAGAGTTTAAAGGGAACAAACGCGTTCCTTACTTCAACCCCAAAGAAATTAAGGTAAAACCAGGCGATTACGTTATTGTGGAAGCGGATAAAGGAATTGATCTGGGCCGCGTGAACAAGATAGGACGTCTGGTTGCTTTGACAAACATTAAAGGCGAACCCAAAAATATTATTCGTAAGGCCGTACCGGAAGATCTGCAAAAGCTGAAGGAAAACCGAAAAAAGGAAGCGGAAGCTTTTGTAGTGGGTCGCGAAAAGATAAAAAAACACAATTTAAATATGAAACTGGTTGACGTGGAATACCAGTTCGACAACAACAAGTTGACCTTCTATTTTACCAGCGATAAACGTGTGGACTTCCGTGCGCTGGTGCGCGATCTGGCGGCCAAATATCGCACCAGAATTGAATTACGGCAGATCGGCGTGCGCGATGAAGCGCGGCGTTTGGGCGGACTGGGCGTTTGTGGCAAACCGTTGTGTTGTTCCTGTTTTATGCAGGAGTTTGAACCGGTAACGACGCAATACGCGCGTTTGCAAAACCTGCCTTTAAACACCTGCAAGTTAACCGGCGTTTGCGGGCGTTTAAAGTGCTGCCTGGTGTACGAAAAGGCTTTTTACGAAGAAAATTTACAAAAATACCCGCACATCGACAGCAAAATCCAGACCGTGCGCGGCGAGGCAATCGTGGAAAAGATCGACATCTTCAAAGAATTAATCTATTTAAGATTTAAAAACGAGGAAGAAGCGGACGCCATTCCCCTTGAAAAATTTCAGCAAATAACGCGGGAAACGTACTATGCAGCAGCAGAACTTTGA
- a CDS encoding exodeoxyribonuclease III, translating to MKLISWNVNGLRAVTRNGFIDQVKKLDADIICLQETKLQNEQIPEEILRLTDYHQYWNFAQRKGYSGVATFSRQEPAKIERELGIEKFDSEGRVLITHYDSFVLFNVYFPNGQRDHGRVAYKLEFYAELLKMANALRDAGNKVIITGDFNTAHREIDLKNPKSNQKTSGFLPEERAWIDRYLQEGWIDTFRHFYPQLKDQYTWWSYRFNARQRNIGWRIDYFMNSENLLPHLKQAFILPEVMGSDHCPLGIELAF from the coding sequence ATGAAATTAATATCCTGGAATGTTAACGGATTAAGAGCTGTTACACGCAACGGATTCATCGACCAGGTAAAAAAATTGGACGCAGATATCATCTGTTTGCAGGAAACCAAATTACAAAACGAACAAATCCCGGAAGAGATATTACGCTTAACCGATTATCATCAGTACTGGAACTTTGCCCAGCGTAAAGGTTACAGCGGCGTGGCGACCTTTTCGAGACAGGAACCTGCTAAAATCGAAAGAGAGCTTGGAATTGAAAAATTTGACAGTGAAGGAAGGGTGTTAATCACGCACTACGACTCGTTTGTGCTCTTTAACGTCTACTTTCCCAACGGTCAGCGCGATCACGGACGGGTGGCGTACAAGCTGGAGTTTTACGCCGAATTGCTCAAAATGGCCAATGCCCTGCGCGATGCCGGCAACAAGGTCATCATTACCGGCGATTTTAACACCGCGCACCGCGAAATCGACTTAAAGAACCCGAAAAGCAACCAAAAAACGTCCGGTTTTTTACCGGAAGAACGGGCCTGGATCGACCGCTATCTTCAGGAAGGATGGATCGACACCTTCCGCCACTTTTACCCGCAGCTTAAAGATCAGTACACCTGGTGGAGTTACCGCTTTAACGCACGTCAGCGCAACATCGGCTGGCGGATCGATTATTTCATGAACTCGGAAAACCTGCTGCCACATCTAAAACAGGCTTTTATTTTGCCAGAAGTCATGGGCTCCGACCACTGCCCGCTGGGCATTGAACTGGCATTTTGA
- the serS gene encoding serine--tRNA ligase, whose protein sequence is MLDLKFIRENPETVKKGIQAKGEMGDVDRILELDQRRRQIIQEVENLKKQRNENSKKVAQYKKEGKDAAEIIEHTRQISETIKGLDEELKELEEQLSEQLSRIPNLPHPSTPIGTDASENVEVNQWGELPQFEFTPRNHLEIGERLDILDFKRGGKVTGSGFPVYKGDGARLERALINFMLDFHIEKHGYTEIFPPFLANRESMYGTGQLPKLEEDMYLAEKDDLFLIPTAEVPVTNLHRGEILDGADLPIKYVAYSACFRREAGSYGKETRGFLRVHQFNKVEMVNFVHPDKSYEFHEQLLREACEILEALELPYRVLLLCSGDLSFAAAKCYDIETWSPAEQKWLETSSVSNFEDFQARRANIRFRPEKGAKPMFVHTLNGSGLATSRLMVSLLETYQTDEGTVIIPEVLRKYMGGQDVIKRKYK, encoded by the coding sequence ATGTTAGATTTAAAATTCATCCGCGAGAATCCGGAAACGGTTAAGAAAGGGATTCAGGCCAAAGGCGAAATGGGCGATGTGGATCGCATTCTGGAGCTGGATCAGCGCCGCCGGCAGATTATTCAGGAAGTAGAAAACTTAAAAAAGCAGCGTAATGAAAATTCAAAGAAAGTTGCCCAATACAAAAAAGAAGGTAAAGATGCGGCGGAAATCATCGAACATACCCGGCAAATCAGCGAAACCATCAAGGGACTGGATGAGGAGCTGAAAGAGCTTGAAGAACAACTAAGCGAACAGTTAAGCCGCATTCCCAACCTGCCCCATCCATCCACGCCCATCGGTACGGATGCCAGCGAAAACGTGGAGGTCAATCAGTGGGGCGAACTTCCGCAGTTTGAGTTTACTCCTCGCAATCATCTGGAAATTGGCGAACGACTGGATATTCTGGATTTTAAACGCGGCGGCAAGGTCACCGGAAGCGGATTTCCGGTTTACAAAGGGGACGGGGCGCGTCTGGAGCGGGCGCTTATCAATTTTATGCTCGACTTTCACATCGAAAAGCACGGCTACACCGAAATATTTCCGCCCTTTCTGGCCAATCGTGAAAGCATGTATGGCACCGGCCAGTTGCCTAAATTAGAAGAGGACATGTATCTGGCTGAGAAAGACGATCTGTTTTTAATTCCTACCGCCGAAGTGCCGGTAACCAATCTGCATCGCGGCGAAATTTTAGATGGCGCCGATCTGCCCATCAAGTACGTGGCCTATTCGGCCTGTTTTCGGCGCGAGGCCGGTTCTTACGGAAAAGAAACGCGCGGCTTCTTACGCGTCCATCAGTTTAACAAAGTAGAAATGGTTAACTTTGTCCATCCGGATAAGTCTTACGAATTTCATGAACAACTATTGAGAGAAGCGTGCGAAATTTTAGAAGCGCTGGAGCTTCCCTACCGCGTGCTTTTGCTCTGCTCCGGCGATTTGAGTTTTGCCGCGGCCAAGTGTTACGACATTGAAACCTGGTCGCCGGCCGAACAAAAGTGGTTAGAGACCTCCAGCGTCAGCAATTTTGAAGATTTTCAGGCGCGCCGGGCTAACATTCGCTTCAGGCCGGAAAAAGGCGCCAAGCCCATGTTTGTCCATACCTTAAATGGTTCGGGATTGGCCACGTCACGGCTCATGGTTTCTTTGCTGGAAACGTACCAGACCGATGAAGGAACGGTCATCATTCCGGAAGTACTGCGCAAATACATGGGCGGCCAGGATGTAATCAAACGTAAGTACAAATAA